The Ornithodoros turicata isolate Travis chromosome 9, ASM3712646v1, whole genome shotgun sequence genome includes a region encoding these proteins:
- the LOC135369270 gene encoding serine/threonine-protein phosphatase 1-like encodes MGAFTSIFVSIVRSYLKPVPLVHPWGLPLPSIPHLTLSKEFVDSFDHILVVGDVHGCFDELVELLEKSNSSKPDTLKLFVGDVINKGPKSEEVLDFLMNNNTTCQSVRGNHDEVVLREYLRSRSPGYILAPQNCWIKKLSADQIHFLQELPYTISVPSLNAVVVHAGLVPGKGVEGTSIEEMVGMRDILFKDPWEEGGLQGTKKVVEGSVPWGSLWNGPAHVYFGHDAIRLMQRWPHCTGLDTGCVYGKDLTGIFIKGPRQGEVVSAKAHSVYQKPGVAAL; translated from the exons ATGGGAGCTTTCACTTCGATCTTTGTTTCTATCGTGAGGTCTTACCTCAAGCCTGTTCCGTTAGTCCATCCTTGGGGTTTACCGCTTCCCAGCATTCCGCATCTGACACTAAGTAAAGAATTTGTCGATTCTTTCGATCATATCCTCGTTGTCGGAGATGTTCATGGTTGTTTCGACGAGCTAGTGGAACTCCTCGAAAAATCGAATTCCTCAAAGCCTGACACACTGAAACTATTCGTTGGCGATGTCATCAACAAGGGACCGAAGAGCGAAGAGGTGCTCGACTTTCTCATGAACAATAACACCACATGCCAGAGTGTCCGTGGAAATCACGACGAG GTGGTCCTCCGTGAATACCTGCGATCTCGCAGCCCGGGCTACATTCTTGCGCCTCAAAACTGCTGGATTAAAAAGCTCAGTGCGGACCAGATACATTTCCTCCAGGAACTTCCGTACACGATATCCGTCCCGAGCCTCAACGCGGTCGTGGTCCATGCGGGGCTGGTGCCGGGAAAAGGCGTCGAGGGAACCTCCATCGAAGAGATGGTCGGCATGAGAGACATTCTCTTTAAAGACCCGTGGGAGGAAGGGGGACTGCAGGGGACGAAAAAGGTGGTAGAAGGATCTGTGCCTTGGGGAAGCCTCTGGAACGGTCCAGCCCACGTCTACTTCGGACACGATGCGATTCGCCTGATGCAAAGGTGGCCACACTGTACGGGCCTGGACACTGGGTGCGTTTATGGGAAGGACTTGACTGGTATTTTTATTAAGGGGCCACGGCAAGGGGAAGTGGTTTCCGCAAAGGCACACTCTGTTTACCAGAAGCCCGGCGTAGCGGCTTTGTAG